Proteins co-encoded in one Arachis hypogaea cultivar Tifrunner chromosome 11, arahy.Tifrunner.gnm2.J5K5, whole genome shotgun sequence genomic window:
- the LOC112720703 gene encoding BOI-related E3 ubiquitin-protein ligase 1, whose product MAVQAQYPSNILFLNRNNGQEGQQAAGLVLDQPILYNNNHGSANSRKRTREATVHSNSNVVMNNNNNNNPLIPFESQPPQLIHLSQLHNNVVSTGLRLSNSTIDQQQLLHGSQSSSSSSSLLSLFSQGFASQIKQQRDEIEQFLQAQGEELRRALAEKRQRHYRALLSAAEEVVARRLREKEAEVEKATRRNAELEARAAQLAAEAQVWMAKARTQEAAAASLQAQLQQTMMASAGAATHGGDDGGAGLSCAVEGQAEDAESAYVDPDRVVMVSAAAARPKCRGCGRRVASVVVLPCRHLCICTECEAHFRACPVCLTLKNSTVEVFL is encoded by the exons ATGGCAGTTCAAGCTCAGTATCCCTCAAATATTCTCTTTCTAAACAG AAACAACGGGCAAGAAGGACAGCAGGCAGCAGGACTAGTCCTTGATCAACCAATCTTATACAACAACAATCATGGAA GTGCTAATTCTCGAAAGAGAACAAGAGAGGCCACAGTTCACAGCAACAGCAATGTTGTcatgaacaataataataataataatccattGATACCTTTCGAATCCCAACCTCCACAACTCATACACCTTTCTCAGCTGCACAATAATGTGGTCTCAACAGGCCTACGCTTATCCAACTCTACCATCGACCAACAACAACTTCTTCATGGATctcaatcttcatcttcttcttcttctctcttatcTCTGTTCTCACAAGGATTTGCTTCCCAAATCAAACAACAAAGGGACGAAATTGAACAATTCCTCCAAGCTCAG GGGGAGGAGTTGCGGCGGGCATTGGCAGAGAAAAGGCAGAGGCATTACCGGGCGCTGCTGAGCGCCGCGGAGGAGGTGGTGGCACGGCGGCTCAGGGAGAAGGAGGCGGAGGTTGAGAAGGCCACACGGCGGAACGCCGAGCTGGAGGCGCGTGCCGCGCAGCTCGCAGCGGAGGCGCAGGTGTGGATGGCGAAGGCGAGGACCCAGGAAGCGGCGGCGGCATCGTTACAGGCGCAGCTCCAGCAGACCATGATGGCCTCTGCTGGCGCCGCCACACACGGCGGAGATGACGGTGGCGCCGGATTGTCATGCGCAGTTGAGGGACAGGCGGAGGACGCAGAATCAGCGTATGTGGACCCGGACAGGGTGGTGATGGTTTCGGCAGCGGCGGCGCGTCCAAAGTGCCGGGGATGCGGGCGGCGCGTGGCTTCAGTTGTGGTTCTGCCGTGTCGGCACTTATGCATCTGTACGGAATGCGAGGCGCACTTCCGCGCGTGCCCCGTTTGCCTTACACTCAAGAATTCAACCGTTGAGGTCTTTCTCTGA